A stretch of DNA from Candidatus Saccharimonadales bacterium:
GCGCCTTCGCCTATTTCAAATCCTGCCCCTCCGTTTCCGACAGTCACCGAGAGGCTTTTTGCTCCACTATGCGCCTCTGCCGTTGACTGGGTGAGAGTATCAGCAAAGCCAAAGCCGTCAACCATGTTATCGAGCCCATCCTCGAAGGTCTTATCATCGACGACTACACCGTTGACGATATTGCCTCCGGTATCAACTACGACGTTACCGGCAGATCCCCCTTGCGAATCGCCGCTTTGGATGGTAACGGTACCGCTCGTGCCAGCCACAGACCCAGTTAAAACAGCTACATTCCCAGTCCCACCCTGAATGGTCGTGGCGCTACTGCCACTCGTCGAACCGATCGTCACAGACTCGACACCTGTCCCCGTACTGAGATTATTACCACTTTGAGTAATCAGCGAGTTGCCAATAATCGTACTGCCATTGAAGAGGGGCAAGTTTCCCGTAGTTGCCCCGACAGCCGAGACATTCCCCCCGCTTCCGTTGGTAATGTTTTGGACAACAATAGTCGCTGGAACCGAAGTGGCGCCACTGCCACTTCCCTGGCCTGATCCTTGGAGAACCTCAAAACCGACTCCGTTGTAGTATTCGAGGACATTCGATGCTTCGTTATAGTAAATTTGACCGGCTGTCGGTTTCGACGGCTTAGAGCCAGGTTCAACCACAACGGTGTTACTCACCCGTAATGTGCCGTTTACCGAAACTGATTGATTGCTGCTGCTACTCGACGCAGCGGCGGCATTCGGAAGATGATTCAGTGGGAGATTAACTGCACTCAGGCTATTGTTCTGTACAACATAGTGGTTGGTGGCCTTGATGAGAAGCAACGTGCCAACGATTAAGATGGCAACGGCTAGTAGCCCGAACCCAATCATCCTCACAAGAAGTTGATTCCGCAGTGGATGGGGGATAGCCGACTCGTGAATAGACGGCGAATCCTCCTCTGCCGGAGGCGGTAGTGGATCGACTGGTGTTTCAAGTGCTATGGGGGGATCGGGGGAGTCAGACGGACTTAGACCAGACCTGGCAAAGATAGGTGTGACAGAACCAGAGACACTTGGTGCCTTTGTGACATCTGTCGCTAGTTTTGTCCCTGGAGTTGGTCCTCTAGGAGCCCCACTCCCAAGCTGCGGTTGCTCGTCCACCTCTTTTTTCGATAGCTGTTTGTTTTAAAGCTAAAGCCTTATCATAAGTATAGTACAGAGGGGGTGCCTGTCAACAGATTATGCCCAGAGTGGCTGTGATTCTCGTTACTGTTCAACTAACTTCGCGAGCCTCTCGAGACCCTCAGAAGCGCCCTTCTCCATACCGTAACTGACCATCCCGTTCAGGTCGTCAAGATTGTCGAATTTGGAGATAGTCGTTTGGCGAGTCGTACCATCGGGTAGCGCTTCAAACGTGACCGTCTCAAGCATTATATGCCCGGCTTTTGGCTCGTATTCGAAGGTTCGTGAAAGCTTATTAGGCTCATCGATCTCCTTAAATTCTCCTCTGAAAGCCTGCTCTTTGCCATCCCAGCCCTCGCTGACAAACCGCCACCTACCACCCACCTTAAGCTCGAACGTCTCTACGTTCGTGTCATTCCACCATTTGACGATCTGCTGGGGATCGGTGTGGGCCTGCCACAAGCGTTCCGGCGTAGCCTTGAATACCTTACTGATCCGCACCTCTAGTTTGTCCTTATCGACGGTGAACTCTGTTTTTGACATAACTAACTCTCCTTACTTATATAGTTATCTAGTGATCGATACTGTTCTTTGAGTAATCGTCCGTACCACTCCAAATACTCGGTTGCGTCATTTAGAGCCCCGGGAGCTAACTGAACCATTCGTTCTTTTCCCCTCTTCCTTTTGACGATTAATTGGGCCTGCTCAAGCACCTTAAGGTGCTTGGAGATAGCCGCAAATGTCAGATCGTAGGGACGAGCAATCTCGCTGACGGATAGCTCGCGCAATGAAACCCGCTTTAAGATATCCCGACGGGTTGGGTCAGCGAGTGAGGTAAAGACAGAATCTAGGCTTAACACATATTCAACCATATAGTTGAATATAGATCCTAGACCCACCCTCTGTCAAGTGAATACGGGCCAAGTTCGTCTCGGCGCCAGAGCTCCATTGTAAGTTCACTACTATACGATGCCGCTAAGGATGATCTGTTATCCCCAGATACAAAACCCATCACGCTACCACATAGCAAGGTACACCCCCCTAGCATAACTGGCAGCGATAATTGCGAGCCCGGCAAGTGCGAACGAGGCAACAAACCGTAACGGAAAGCCAAACACTCTCCCAGAGCAACACAGACGACACCGACACCGAACGCAATACTAGAGGCTATCCTCAGTTGCATAGCTTCGCTGGCGGCGTGATCGCGATCACGGATAATATGCCCGAGTGTTCGTCGTTCGCTCATGTTAGTCACTGAGACTGAGCTCATCGGTGTCAGGAAGCGTTGTCGAATAGAACGATTGGTCATCGCTCTCCTCACCCAGAACTCGCTGCACCAGATCATAGCCAAAGCCCTGCCGAAGAAGGAAGGCAACGAACTTTTTGTCGTCGCTCTTGTAGCGCGTAAGCTTTCGCTTCTTATCGATAACTTCTTTCAAGGCTTCCATCTCATCATAGCCCTCTTCGTCAACGGCGGCCTGAGCAACATCGTCAGCAACCCCTTTTTGACGTAGTTCTGACAGGATTCTCCGCTTACTGACAGCCTTGGTCTGCATTCGAGAAGCTACCCAAGCCTGAGCGAACTTCTCGTCATTCAGATAGCCGTGCTCATCGAGGTAGTCGACCAGACGCTGATAGACCTCTAGGTCTGCTTTCTTCCGGTAGAGATACTGTTCGATCTCACGGACAGAATGCGGACGCATCAAGACAAACTTAAGGACATGGGCTAGTAGTTTGCCGAACTGGCTCTTCTCCTTCAGTTCCGTCAGTCTTTGATCATCAAGTTCCGTGCCTGCTGCCAGACGTTCTCTCAACAACTGGTCTTGGGATAGCGAGAAAGAGTATTTGCCGTCCACATAGATGGCCACTCGTTCTTTATTCTTTTCCTGTGCCCGAATACCTGTGATCTTCATTGGATAGGCGAGCCTACTCTTCCGCGTCCTCAGCCGCCTTGCGGACTTTAGCCTCAATCTCTTTCATGACGTCAGGATGATCTTTAAGATACTCCTTGGTAGCTTCCCGACCTTGGCCGATCTTCTGATCCTTGTAATCAAACCAGGCACCGGATTTGCCGACGACTCCGTATTGGACGGCAAGATCAAGTACATCGCCAGAGGCCGAGATACCCTCGTTGTACATGATATCGAACTCGGCGTTCCTGAACGGGGGGGCGACCTTATTCTTGACCACCTTCACCTTGGTCCGGTTACCTATCACCTCTTCCCCCACTTTGATCTGGCCAATGCGGCGGATGTCGAGTCGTATAGAGGAGTAGAATTTAAGCGCGTTACCACCAGTAGTCGTCTCGGGGTTGCCGAACATGACACCGATCTTCATGCGAATCTGGTTTAGGAAGATAACCGTAGCCTTTGACTTGGCAATGATGCCTGTCAGCTTGCGAAGTGCCTGGCTCATCAGACGGGCCTGTAGACCGACATGGGCATCGCCCATCTCGCCTTCAATCTCTGCCTGTGGCACTAAGGCCGCGACCGAGTCGATAACGATCAGGTCGACAGCATTACTGCGAACTAGCGTTTCTACGATATCAAGTGCTTGCTCCCCATTATCCGGTTGGGAAATGAGGAGGTTGGCCGTGTCAACACCAAGCCGCTTGGCGTAAGCAGGATCAAGAGCGTGCTCGGCATCTATAAAAGCAGCTGTACCGCCATGTCGCTGAACCTCAGCAATAGCGTGGAGTGACAAGGTCGTTTTACCTGAGCTTTCTGGCCCATAGATTTCAATGACTCGCCCTTTCGGGTAGCCACCACCAAGAGCAATATCGAGCGACAGAGCACCTGAAGGTATCAGTTCGACGTTGGCCTTGTGGCCCTCGCCGAGCTTCATGATCGAGCCGGCTCCAAACTGCTTTTCGATCTGCTCAACGGCTAAGCCGAGCGCTTTGAGCTTTGAATCATCAGATTTTTTGCTGTCGGCCACCCCGTCCTTAGACGCCTTTTTCGTCGACTCTGCCATATATTCCCTCAACTTTCTTCTATATCTACATTATAATCGATATCAAGCAATGGGAGAAGCACACAGCATGTACCGACGCGAGTCCGGCTTTACGGCCATCGAACTGATCACGGTTATCGTTCTAGCCTTCTTTGTCGGTAGTCTCTTTCTCGTCCAGAATAATAGCGCCGCCGCAAATAGCCGGGATGCCGAACGCAAACGCGATATCAACGCCATCTACTACTATCTCGAGTATGTCTACTATCCCACTCACAAGAGCTACCCTGCCACTCTCGTCGCCAAAGATTTGCCTGGTCTCGACCCAGAAGTTCTCAAAGATCCGAACGGTTATATCATCAACAACAAACTCGGCAGCTTAGCATATGTCCCGACGGGATGCGTTACAACCGGTTGCTCAGCCTACCGACTGACAGCGGGCCTCGAGAAAGGCGCACCGTTCAGCCAGACAAACGTTAGTCACTGATACCATTTAACGCTTACGGTGACATGTATTGGATATACAATCCAAGACATGATATAATAGCGCTCTATGCGAAAGTTGACTGCTGAGAGTATAAATAGCGACCGAGACATTGGGTTCAGGCCGGTTCTTGACGTGGGTTTCCAGATGGCCCGGGTTGTACGTGGGGCAAGCCTTGATGAACTCAGAGCGGCCATAGGCGAACGTTTCCCGGGCGTTGATAGCTTCTCGGGTGGTCACTCAGATTTACAGAGGGGTGTTAGATTAGCAGAGGCAGTTATCGTTCATACAAAACGTCAGCCAGAGTCACATCTTCAGCGCCAAGCAGGTGTAATTGAAAGGCCGGCACGCGATGCGCTACTGGAGCTTGCAGCCGACCCAGGGCTAACATCCGATCTTGAAGTTAGGGTCGGAGAAGTCGGTGATTACAAAGCGGAGAAGAGCTGGGGCACCGACCGAAGAGGTAAACTCATTGGATGGCGAATAGGTGGGCTGGCTTTGGATATGCCAGAACTCGATGGACTGCTGTCCGAACAATACGAGCTTACATGCCGAGCGCTCGGCAGAGTCGTCCACCGCCCGTTCAGAAGCCCTCTCATGCCCTTCGCCCTCATCCCTGTCAGCCACCCAGATCCTCAAGCAGCGACACAAGAAATCGGTGACTTTGTCCGCTCGCAGATGACGGGGAAGCAGTTAACGCTTGGCCCAGTCCAATACGACTCGTTCCCACTTCTGAGACGAGCCTAGCAACCACGACCTCATAAGAGGCGTTCTTGGGTGGGATCTCTCTTGGTCTTCTTGCCAAGGTGACTATATGTCTGCGGAGTCACCTTTCGACCGCGTGGTGTTCGTTCAAGAAGCCCAATCTGCATGAGGTACGGTTCATAGAAGTCTTCTATGGTAGCTCGTTCCTCGGCGATCAGGGCCGCCAACGTCTCTACACCGACGGGTCCACCTGCATAGTGGTCTATGATAGCCTCGAGCAACATCCTATCGGAACTATCGAGTCCCAGCTCGTCGATCTCAAGAAGAGCCAATGCTTTGTTAGAGACATTCATATCGATAATTCCATCACCATTGACATCGGCGTAGTCCCTTACGCGTTTGAGCAGTCTATTGGCAATGCGTGGTGTCAGACGCGATCGCTGGGCAAGCAGTTTAGCGGCTGCTGGGTCGATTTTAACGTTTAGGATCTTAGAGGTCCGCTGGATGATCCTTGTGATCTCGCCGGGAGTATAGAATTCAAGACGATG
This window harbors:
- a CDS encoding SRPBCC domain-containing protein translates to MSKTEFTVDKDKLEVRISKVFKATPERLWQAHTDPQQIVKWWNDTNVETFELKVGGRWRFVSEGWDGKEQAFRGEFKEIDEPNKLSRTFEYEPKAGHIMLETVTFEALPDGTTRQTTISKFDNLDDLNGMVSYGMEKGASEGLERLAKLVEQ
- a CDS encoding metalloregulator ArsR/SmtB family transcription factor — encoded protein: MLSLDSVFTSLADPTRRDILKRVSLRELSVSEIARPYDLTFAAISKHLKVLEQAQLIVKRKRGKERMVQLAPGALNDATEYLEWYGRLLKEQYRSLDNYISKES
- a CDS encoding regulatory protein RecX, producing the protein MKITGIRAQEKNKERVAIYVDGKYSFSLSQDQLLRERLAAGTELDDQRLTELKEKSQFGKLLAHVLKFVLMRPHSVREIEQYLYRKKADLEVYQRLVDYLDEHGYLNDEKFAQAWVASRMQTKAVSKRRILSELRQKGVADDVAQAAVDEEGYDEMEALKEVIDKKRKLTRYKSDDKKFVAFLLRQGFGYDLVQRVLGEESDDQSFYSTTLPDTDELSLSD
- the recA gene encoding recombinase RecA → MAESTKKASKDGVADSKKSDDSKLKALGLAVEQIEKQFGAGSIMKLGEGHKANVELIPSGALSLDIALGGGYPKGRVIEIYGPESSGKTTLSLHAIAEVQRHGGTAAFIDAEHALDPAYAKRLGVDTANLLISQPDNGEQALDIVETLVRSNAVDLIVIDSVAALVPQAEIEGEMGDAHVGLQARLMSQALRKLTGIIAKSKATVIFLNQIRMKIGVMFGNPETTTGGNALKFYSSIRLDIRRIGQIKVGEEVIGNRTKVKVVKNKVAPPFRNAEFDIMYNEGISASGDVLDLAVQYGVVGKSGAWFDYKDQKIGQGREATKEYLKDHPDVMKEIEAKVRKAAEDAEE